A genomic stretch from Thermonema lapsum includes:
- the rpsT gene encoding 30S ribosomal protein S20, with protein MANLKSAKKRMRQAEKRRLHNRYYKKTTKTFMKRLFATTDKTEAQELLKKVSSMLDKLAKRNIIHKNKAARHKSQLYKHVNSLA; from the coding sequence ATGGCAAATCTGAAGTCAGCAAAAAAGAGAATGCGTCAAGCTGAGAAGCGTCGCTTGCATAATCGTTACTATAAAAAAACAACCAAAACGTTCATGAAGCGACTCTTCGCCACGACTGACAAGACCGAAGCGCAAGAGCTGTTGAAGAAAGTGAGCTCTATGCTGGACAAACTTGCAAAGCGCAATATCATCCACAAAAACAAAGCTGCGCGCCATAAGTCGCAATTATACAAACACGTCAACAGCTTGGCGTAA
- the nadD gene encoding nicotinate (nicotinamide) nucleotide adenylyltransferase, with amino-acid sequence MKVGLFFGSFNPIHVGHLILANVAVESTDLNKVCFVVSPQNPFKKRSSLLHEFDRLDMVRAAIHDNPNFEVSDIEFHLPQPSYTIDTLTYLQEKYPKRRFALLMGEDNLAHFHKWKNYEQILEYYELYVYPRPHTPEHGFREHPKVHYIEAPLLDISATYIRQCIQEGRSIRYMVTEPVAELIYSRKYYH; translated from the coding sequence ATGAAAGTAGGTTTGTTTTTTGGCTCTTTCAATCCTATTCATGTAGGTCATTTGATATTGGCAAATGTAGCAGTAGAAAGCACCGACCTGAACAAAGTGTGCTTTGTGGTGTCGCCGCAGAATCCTTTTAAGAAGCGTAGCAGCCTGTTGCATGAGTTTGACCGCTTGGATATGGTACGGGCTGCTATTCACGACAATCCGAACTTCGAAGTAAGTGATATTGAGTTTCACCTTCCTCAGCCCAGCTATACCATAGACACCCTCACCTATCTGCAAGAGAAATACCCCAAACGTCGCTTTGCCCTGTTGATGGGCGAAGACAATTTAGCGCACTTTCATAAGTGGAAAAACTACGAGCAAATACTTGAATACTATGAGTTGTATGTATATCCGCGTCCCCACACTCCAGAACACGGCTTTCGCGAGCACCCCAAAGTGCATTACATAGAAGCGCCACTGCTCGACATATCAGCAACCTATATCCGCCAATGCATACAAGAAGGGCGCTCTATCCGTTATATGGTTACTGAACCGGTAGCCGAGCTAATTTACAGCCGAAAGTACTACCATTGA
- a CDS encoding VOC family protein, whose translation MEIRSLAIATHCLDDLYDFYAAVLGLPVGESSRQGQPSFTITLEGTRFTFSEAAQGQPYYHFAFNIAENKIEEALKWIKAKGIEPIEWNGIVIHDFKNWNAHSFYFFDPAGNIVEFIARHDLKQTQRNAPFDVSHIFSVSEIGWVVDNVLDARRAMQEEIGLPLYYTEGDGRRFAAMGDPCGLFILVEKGRDWFPTQRPARVFPMKVAISMPVGSIVASVWTCFPSENYPYALEVL comes from the coding sequence ATGGAAATAAGAAGTCTTGCGATAGCTACCCACTGTTTAGATGATTTGTATGATTTCTATGCTGCAGTGCTGGGCTTGCCTGTGGGCGAATCTTCACGGCAAGGGCAGCCTTCTTTTACGATTACCCTTGAAGGCACTCGCTTCACTTTCTCGGAGGCAGCGCAAGGACAGCCTTACTACCATTTTGCATTCAATATAGCAGAGAACAAGATAGAAGAGGCGCTCAAATGGATAAAAGCCAAGGGCATTGAGCCTATCGAGTGGAATGGTATTGTCATTCATGACTTCAAAAACTGGAATGCTCATTCTTTTTATTTCTTCGACCCGGCAGGCAATATCGTAGAGTTCATTGCTCGCCACGATTTAAAACAAACACAACGGAATGCCCCTTTCGATGTTTCGCATATCTTTTCGGTGTCGGAAATAGGGTGGGTAGTTGACAATGTATTAGATGCCCGGCGGGCTATGCAAGAAGAAATAGGTTTGCCACTTTACTATACAGAGGGGGATGGGCGCCGTTTTGCAGCCATGGGAGACCCTTGCGGTTTGTTTATTTTAGTAGAAAAAGGGCGAGACTGGTTTCCTACCCAACGCCCCGCCCGAGTGTTTCCTATGAAAGTAGCCATCAGCATGCCCGTAGGCAGCATTGTGGCTTCGGTTTGGACTTGTTTCCCTTCTGAAAACTACCCCTACGCTTTGGAAGTACTTTAA
- a CDS encoding sigma-70 family RNA polymerase sigma factor, which translates to MTYTREEKYKIFNEELLPHADAMYNSALRLTLDEDDAKDLVQETYLKAFRFLDSFQQGTNAKAWLFRILKNSFINNFRKKSKEPAKIDYQEVESFYNSDEADNSRLSVTTDLRSETVHDKIGDEVANALNSLPVDFRIVIILCDIEGFTYEEMSKILDIPIGTVRSRLHRARNLLKEKLHDYAKKMGYLKNA; encoded by the coding sequence ATGACGTACACCAGAGAAGAAAAATACAAAATCTTCAATGAAGAGCTTCTGCCACACGCAGACGCCATGTATAACTCTGCCCTTCGCCTTACCTTAGACGAAGACGACGCCAAAGACTTAGTTCAAGAAACATACCTGAAAGCATTTCGCTTTTTAGACTCCTTCCAACAAGGAACCAATGCCAAAGCATGGTTGTTCAGAATATTGAAAAACAGCTTCATCAATAACTTTCGCAAGAAAAGTAAGGAACCTGCAAAAATAGATTATCAGGAAGTAGAGTCGTTCTACAACTCCGATGAAGCAGACAACAGCAGGTTGTCGGTAACTACAGACTTGCGCAGCGAAACCGTGCACGACAAAATAGGTGACGAAGTGGCTAATGCCCTCAACAGCTTGCCAGTAGATTTCCGTATTGTCATTATTTTGTGCGACATTGAGGGTTTCACCTACGAGGAAATGTCTAAAATACTGGACATCCCCATAGGCACCGTGCGTTCAAGACTACACCGCGCCCGCAACCTGCTCAAAGAAAAACTACACGATTATGCCAAAAAGATGGGATATTTAAAAAATGCATAA
- a CDS encoding zf-HC2 domain-containing protein has translation MSKETSNETTKPPMTAEKKRCNNFSWEGIYLYLDGQVSEEQKRQIDEHMRKCLFCNDCKELEEAIRSILKIKVNAKCPCELLEAIKQKIKEENGQE, from the coding sequence ATGTCGAAGGAAACGAGCAACGAAACTACCAAACCGCCTATGACCGCAGAAAAAAAGAGATGCAACAACTTCAGCTGGGAAGGCATCTATTTGTATTTGGACGGTCAAGTGAGCGAAGAACAAAAGCGTCAGATAGATGAACACATGCGCAAGTGCCTTTTTTGCAACGACTGCAAAGAACTGGAAGAGGCTATCCGCTCTATCCTGAAAATTAAAGTCAATGCCAAGTGCCCCTGCGAACTGTTAGAAGCTATCAAACAAAAGATAAAAGAAGAAAACGGTCAAGAATAA
- a CDS encoding P-loop NTPase family protein: MSEYYKLTTAEKLKIRTLKELKAVGYQPESIKDELRRNLIRARAEKRPVFHGIWGYDQTVIPDIERAILARHHINLLGLRGQAKTRIARLMVGLLDEVIPVIAGSEINDDPLQPLSFYAREQLQKLGDDTPIEWLPREARYTEKLATPDVSVADLIGDIDPIKAAAMKLSYADERVIHFGLIPRSHRCIFVMNELPDLQARIQVALFNILQEGDIQIRGFKMRLPLDIQFVFTANPEDYTNRGSIITPLKDRIDSQILTHYPRSRDIAKKITAQEVHLSQEQKEKVTVPELLRDLVEQVAFEARQSEYVDAKSGVSARLTISAYEHMVSSAERRCLLCNQAHTIARVADLWNIVPAITGKIELVYEGEQEGAGSVARHLIGRAIRSLFRELFPEPEQIKKEKMPNPYAPVLEWFSKNDLELSAEESDRQYQEKLSAVAGLKKAVEIFHKGLSAEEQLLMMEFLLHGLAEYSQISRKQLNATHQFQDILSGMLGGVAPDEGDEDGSDIF, encoded by the coding sequence ATGTCTGAATATTACAAGCTAACGACTGCCGAAAAGCTAAAAATACGCACACTCAAAGAGCTGAAAGCCGTTGGCTATCAGCCGGAAAGCATCAAAGATGAATTGAGGCGTAATCTTATCCGGGCGCGTGCTGAAAAACGCCCTGTTTTTCATGGTATCTGGGGGTATGACCAAACCGTAATACCCGATATAGAGCGTGCTATTTTAGCAAGACATCACATCAACCTGCTGGGGCTGAGAGGGCAAGCCAAAACACGCATTGCCCGCCTGATGGTGGGCTTGCTCGATGAAGTGATTCCTGTCATTGCCGGCAGCGAAATCAACGACGACCCTTTGCAGCCACTTTCTTTTTATGCACGCGAACAGCTGCAAAAGCTGGGCGACGATACCCCCATAGAGTGGCTGCCTCGCGAAGCGCGCTATACCGAAAAACTGGCGACCCCCGATGTGTCGGTAGCCGATTTGATTGGCGACATTGACCCCATCAAGGCGGCGGCTATGAAGCTGTCTTATGCCGACGAGCGCGTCATTCATTTCGGTTTGATACCCCGTTCGCATCGTTGCATCTTCGTGATGAATGAGTTGCCCGATTTGCAGGCTCGCATACAGGTGGCTTTGTTCAATATCTTGCAGGAGGGCGACATTCAAATTCGCGGTTTCAAAATGCGTTTACCCTTAGATATTCAGTTTGTTTTTACTGCCAATCCGGAAGACTACACCAACCGGGGCAGCATCATCACACCCTTGAAAGACCGCATCGATAGTCAAATATTGACGCACTACCCCCGCAGCCGCGACATAGCCAAGAAGATTACAGCACAAGAAGTGCATTTGAGCCAAGAGCAGAAAGAGAAAGTAACCGTGCCCGAATTGTTGCGTGATTTAGTGGAGCAAGTAGCCTTCGAAGCCCGTCAAAGCGAATATGTAGACGCCAAAAGCGGTGTGTCGGCGCGCTTGACCATCTCGGCATATGAGCACATGGTCAGTTCGGCAGAGCGTCGTTGCTTGTTGTGCAATCAGGCGCATACCATAGCGCGCGTTGCCGATTTGTGGAACATCGTTCCAGCAATTACTGGAAAAATAGAATTGGTGTATGAAGGAGAGCAAGAAGGTGCCGGGAGTGTAGCCCGTCATTTGATAGGGCGTGCCATTCGCAGCTTGTTCCGTGAGCTCTTCCCCGAGCCGGAGCAGATAAAAAAAGAAAAAATGCCCAATCCCTACGCGCCGGTGTTGGAGTGGTTTTCAAAAAATGACCTTGAGTTGAGTGCAGAAGAAAGCGACCGGCAATATCAAGAAAAACTGAGCGCAGTCGCCGGTTTGAAAAAAGCCGTGGAGATATTTCATAAGGGGCTCTCTGCAGAAGAGCAACTGCTCATGATGGAATTTTTGTTGCATGGCTTGGCTGAATATTCCCAAATTAGCCGTAAGCAGCTGAATGCTACTCATCAATTCCAAGATATATTGAGCGGCATGTTGGGCGGAGTAGCCCCAGATGAAGGGGATGAAGATGGCAGCGATATTTTCTAA
- a CDS encoding saccharopine dehydrogenase family protein, producing the protein MTKTTPLLIYGAYGFTGKLIVAEAVRRGLRPVLAGRSPEKTAAIAQQYGLEHRVFSLDDGIALQQALNDVQVILQCAGPFIHTVRPVLEACLATRTHYVDITGEIEVFEYLAAQSGRAEARGIVLLPGSGFDVVPSDCLAAHLKSLLPDAHKLTLAFKGVSRMSRGTAFTMVENLGKGGAVRRNGKIVEVPAAHETTRMDFGDGEISMAASIPWGDVSTAYYSTGIPNIQVFMALPKPMIDQMRKAYRWRWLLKLSSIKKYLKKQAEKRFTGPDKQLLKEGKSYLWGRVENPQGEAREARLITPEGYYLTSLTAVEIACRLLEPHRMKGFYTPSKAFGKDFILAFEGVKRIDLTPEPAR; encoded by the coding sequence ATGACCAAAACCACTCCTTTGCTCATTTATGGTGCCTATGGTTTTACTGGCAAGCTGATAGTTGCCGAAGCCGTCCGTCGTGGGTTGCGTCCTGTGCTTGCAGGGCGGAGTCCCGAAAAAACAGCTGCTATTGCCCAACAATACGGCTTGGAACACAGGGTGTTCTCGCTGGACGACGGCATTGCGCTTCAACAGGCTTTGAACGACGTTCAGGTAATTTTACAATGCGCCGGTCCTTTTATTCACACGGTGCGCCCGGTATTGGAAGCCTGCTTGGCAACGCGCACCCATTATGTGGACATCACCGGCGAAATAGAAGTCTTTGAGTACTTGGCTGCTCAGTCGGGGCGTGCCGAAGCACGGGGCATTGTCTTGTTACCGGGCAGTGGTTTCGATGTGGTACCTTCCGATTGCTTGGCTGCTCATCTGAAAAGCCTTTTGCCCGATGCACATAAGCTTACTTTGGCGTTTAAAGGGGTGTCGCGCATGTCCAGAGGTACGGCGTTCACTATGGTAGAAAACCTGGGCAAAGGCGGTGCGGTGCGTCGCAATGGCAAGATAGTAGAAGTGCCGGCAGCGCACGAAACAACGCGCATGGATTTTGGCGATGGAGAAATATCTATGGCTGCTTCTATCCCCTGGGGCGACGTATCTACAGCTTATTATAGCACCGGCATTCCCAACATTCAGGTTTTTATGGCTTTGCCCAAGCCCATGATAGACCAAATGCGGAAAGCCTATCGCTGGCGTTGGCTGCTGAAGCTTTCAAGCATAAAAAAGTATTTGAAAAAACAGGCAGAGAAGCGCTTCACCGGACCTGACAAACAGCTGCTCAAGGAAGGAAAAAGCTACTTGTGGGGACGTGTGGAGAACCCACAGGGCGAAGCCCGTGAAGCTCGTCTTATCACGCCCGAAGGCTACTATCTCACTTCTCTTACAGCGGTAGAAATTGCTTGCCGTCTCTTGGAGCCGCACCGCATGAAAGGCTTCTATACGCCTTCCAAAGCCTTTGGAAAAGACTTTATTCTGGCTTTTGAAGGAGTGAAACGCATAGATTTGACTCCCGAACCGGCAAGATAA
- the radC gene encoding RadC family protein, protein MEEKAAVYLRIQDLAADERPREKMLQKGKNALSDAELLAILIGSGTRRKSALDLARELLQKNNHSLLQLASNGLQDLMKTKGIGKAKAITIAAALELARRLKAAAQTQQAITSPKDAFAIFYPYLAHLSHEEFWILLLNRANKPICPPIQISKGGISGTTTDIRLIFKHAIEHLANSLIIAHNHPAGTPKPSESDKEITRRIADAGKLLDIKLLDHLILFEESYYSFSDAGLL, encoded by the coding sequence ATGGAAGAGAAAGCTGCCGTTTATCTGCGCATTCAAGACCTTGCTGCCGACGAGCGCCCCCGTGAAAAGATGCTTCAAAAAGGGAAAAATGCACTGAGCGATGCCGAGCTGCTGGCTATTCTCATTGGCTCAGGCACCCGTCGCAAAAGTGCCTTGGACTTGGCGCGCGAACTGCTTCAAAAAAACAACCACAGCCTGCTGCAGCTGGCAAGCAATGGCTTACAAGACCTGATGAAAACCAAAGGCATAGGCAAAGCCAAAGCCATCACAATTGCCGCCGCTCTTGAGCTGGCACGTCGCCTGAAAGCTGCCGCTCAAACCCAGCAAGCCATCACTTCGCCCAAGGATGCCTTTGCAATTTTCTATCCATATCTAGCGCATCTTAGCCACGAGGAATTTTGGATACTGCTTTTGAATCGCGCCAACAAGCCCATTTGTCCACCTATACAAATAAGCAAAGGGGGGATTAGCGGCACCACTACTGACATACGCCTTATTTTCAAACACGCCATAGAGCACTTAGCCAATAGTTTGATTATAGCTCACAACCACCCAGCAGGAACCCCCAAACCCAGCGAAAGCGACAAAGAAATCACGCGGCGCATTGCCGATGCCGGTAAGTTACTTGACATCAAGCTGCTGGACCATTTGATTTTATTTGAAGAAAGCTACTACAGCTTCAGTGATGCAGGTTTATTATAG
- a CDS encoding CBS domain-containing protein, producing MLRSKLVTDYMTPLSRLIVFYPEQSILEAISLLIKHKISGGPVVNKYNELIGMISEKDCLRVLVDSLYNEMPPGKVEDYMSKSLEVVRSDQSILQVAEKFLATPFKRFPVVDQDGNLLGQISRADVLRATNDIPMH from the coding sequence ATGCTGCGAAGTAAGCTTGTAACCGATTACATGACCCCACTCAGCCGTTTGATTGTTTTTTATCCGGAACAAAGCATATTGGAAGCCATCAGCCTGCTTATCAAACACAAAATATCGGGTGGTCCGGTAGTGAATAAATACAACGAACTGATAGGCATGATTTCTGAAAAAGACTGCTTGCGTGTGTTGGTCGATAGCCTTTACAACGAAATGCCACCGGGCAAAGTAGAAGATTACATGAGCAAAAGCTTGGAAGTCGTTAGGTCTGACCAAAGCATACTGCAAGTGGCAGAGAAGTTTTTGGCTACCCCCTTCAAACGCTTCCCGGTAGTGGACCAAGACGGCAACCTGCTGGGGCAAATCAGCCGCGCCGACGTTTTACGCGCCACCAACGATATACCCATGCATTAA
- a CDS encoding MFS transporter, whose translation MKKMPLSGKRELHLGLKQNARQFALLVFVNMLVGAVLGVERSVLPLMAQTRMGVASYTALLLFIAVFGFAKAMTNYWMGKNANRYGRKPLLLLGWGLALPIPWLLMYAASWQWVLLANLFLGMSQGIAWTSTVIMKIDLAGHKQRGLAMGLNEFAGYVAVGVASWVAARVAEQHGWEATFWLTLGLTGMGLFLSWIGVRDTTAFVHLEEKATATLSLPWKEKTRRRIVGAVVQGGFFNNLNDGVLWGLLPLWLAQRYEGLEDIGLLVGLYPAVWGVGQLFTGPMADYLPKRPVLWGGMFLQGISILGLTVAASTPLLVIALLGLGIGTAMVYPTFLATIAGVVSAYARARYLGVYRLWRDLGYVGGALLSGWLADSWSLELAFWVVGGLTLASAVFLRLRLPDNL comes from the coding sequence ATGAAAAAAATGCCTTTGTCAGGAAAAAGGGAGTTGCATTTGGGTTTGAAACAAAATGCCCGACAATTTGCTTTGTTGGTATTTGTAAATATGCTGGTGGGTGCTGTATTGGGGGTAGAACGCTCGGTTTTGCCGTTGATGGCACAAACCCGCATGGGCGTGGCTTCATACACTGCCTTGTTGTTGTTTATTGCCGTTTTTGGTTTTGCTAAAGCCATGACTAACTACTGGATGGGCAAAAATGCCAACCGCTATGGGCGCAAACCTCTGTTGCTTTTGGGTTGGGGGCTGGCGCTACCGATACCATGGCTGCTTATGTATGCTGCTTCGTGGCAGTGGGTACTGCTTGCCAATCTTTTTTTGGGGATGAGTCAGGGGATTGCCTGGACGAGCACCGTGATTATGAAGATAGACCTTGCCGGGCACAAGCAGCGGGGCTTGGCTATGGGGCTGAATGAGTTTGCCGGTTACGTGGCGGTAGGGGTGGCTTCATGGGTAGCCGCGCGTGTGGCAGAACAACATGGGTGGGAGGCTACTTTTTGGCTGACGCTGGGGCTGACAGGCATGGGTTTGTTCTTGTCGTGGATAGGGGTGCGCGATACTACTGCTTTTGTGCATCTGGAAGAAAAAGCCACAGCAACACTGTCTTTGCCATGGAAAGAAAAAACACGCAGACGCATCGTAGGGGCAGTGGTTCAAGGTGGTTTCTTCAACAACCTGAACGATGGTGTTTTGTGGGGGCTGCTGCCTTTGTGGTTGGCACAGCGCTATGAGGGCTTAGAGGATATTGGTTTGTTGGTGGGGCTTTATCCGGCTGTGTGGGGCGTTGGGCAGCTGTTTACTGGACCTATGGCAGACTATCTGCCCAAGCGTCCGGTGCTATGGGGCGGCATGTTTTTGCAAGGAATATCTATCTTGGGGCTTACTGTGGCTGCGTCCACACCTCTGTTGGTGATAGCATTGTTGGGGCTTGGTATAGGCACTGCCATGGTTTATCCTACCTTTTTGGCAACCATTGCCGGAGTGGTGTCTGCTTATGCTCGTGCCCGCTATTTAGGAGTGTATCGCCTGTGGCGTGATTTGGGCTATGTAGGCGGGGCATTGCTTTCGGGCTGGCTTGCCGACAGCTGGAGCCTTGAACTTGCCTTTTGGGTAGTGGGAGGGCTTACTTTGGCATCAGCTGTGTTTTTGCGTTTGCGTTTGCCGGACAACCTGTAA
- a CDS encoding winged helix-turn-helix transcriptional regulator, which translates to MYSSETKAKKNNHLGSFLEVKQCPVRYVLAVNDTLNVISGKWKLPIIASLIHGKKRFNELERNIEGITPRMLSKELKELELNGVVKRLVHNTRPVLIEYELTESGYRLTDVIDAMIQWGLTHRQTCMPE; encoded by the coding sequence ATGTACAGCAGTGAGACTAAAGCCAAGAAAAACAATCACTTGGGAAGCTTTTTGGAAGTCAAACAATGCCCGGTGCGTTATGTACTGGCAGTAAATGACACCCTGAACGTGATTAGTGGCAAATGGAAACTTCCCATCATCGCCTCACTGATTCATGGCAAGAAACGCTTCAATGAGCTGGAGCGAAACATAGAGGGCATCACCCCCCGCATGTTGTCAAAAGAGTTGAAAGAACTGGAGCTTAACGGGGTAGTCAAAAGACTGGTACACAATACCCGCCCGGTGCTGATTGAATATGAACTTACAGAATCGGGATACCGCCTGACCGATGTCATTGATGCCATGATACAGTGGGGATTGACACACCGGCAAACCTGCATGCCAGAGTAA
- a CDS encoding tRNA1(Val) (adenine(37)-N6)-methyltransferase has product MPKRQKNDIFRFKQFSVEHALCGMKVSTEACILGAWAPPPATAPRHILDIGTGSGLLALMLAQRFPEALVHAVELEENACRQARLNFSRSPFASRICLFEQQDVLQWNAPCLYDLIVVNPPFFASSMRPQEQRKQLATHGVESLPPQKLAARSQQLLAPQGQLVVLYPPHEMQQFEQYAKKVGLHAIQQMQIYHSEKHPLFRLITVFSKQAQQIKRIETLYIRQANQIDYHPSYTQLLRPFYVIF; this is encoded by the coding sequence ATGCCCAAACGACAGAAAAATGACATCTTTCGCTTCAAACAATTTAGTGTGGAGCATGCCCTTTGTGGCATGAAGGTAAGTACCGAAGCCTGCATATTGGGGGCTTGGGCGCCGCCCCCCGCTACTGCTCCCCGTCATATTTTAGACATAGGCACCGGCAGCGGTTTGTTGGCGCTCATGCTGGCGCAGCGCTTCCCCGAGGCGCTTGTTCATGCCGTAGAACTTGAAGAAAACGCTTGCCGTCAAGCTCGACTCAATTTTTCGCGCAGTCCTTTTGCTTCGCGCATCTGTTTGTTTGAACAGCAAGACGTCCTGCAATGGAATGCCCCCTGCCTTTACGATTTGATTGTAGTAAATCCCCCTTTTTTTGCAAGCAGCATGCGCCCGCAAGAACAGCGCAAACAGCTGGCAACGCATGGAGTTGAGTCGCTACCACCGCAAAAGCTGGCAGCGCGCAGCCAACAGCTGCTCGCACCCCAAGGACAGCTGGTAGTGCTCTATCCACCCCATGAGATGCAACAGTTCGAACAGTATGCCAAAAAAGTAGGTTTACATGCTATCCAGCAAATGCAAATTTACCATAGCGAAAAACACCCTCTCTTTCGCCTCATTACCGTCTTTAGCAAACAGGCACAGCAAATCAAAAGGATAGAAACGCTATACATACGGCAAGCAAACCAGATAGATTATCATCCCAGTTATACCCAACTTTTACGCCCGTTCTATGTAATTTTTTGA
- the gmk gene encoding guanylate kinase produces MSVDKQGKIIIFSAPSGAGKTTIVKHLLNKFPDKLAFSISACTRPRRGRTEEHGKDYYFFSPDEFREKIKNNEFVEWEEVYPGAYYGTLKSEIQRIWNEGKHVICDVDVKGGLKLKNYYGDHALAIFVKVPSLDILRQRLMQRQTETDASLETRMAKASYEMSFEPEFDVVLVNENLEKAFKEAEQLVLHFVETGKILKINEEEIK; encoded by the coding sequence ATGTCAGTCGATAAACAAGGCAAAATCATCATTTTTTCGGCTCCGTCGGGGGCAGGCAAAACCACCATTGTCAAGCATTTATTGAACAAATTTCCTGACAAATTGGCATTTTCTATTTCTGCCTGCACCCGTCCGCGCCGGGGGCGCACCGAAGAGCACGGCAAAGACTACTACTTTTTCTCCCCAGACGAGTTCCGAGAAAAAATCAAAAACAATGAATTTGTAGAGTGGGAAGAAGTGTATCCGGGTGCTTATTACGGCACGCTAAAGTCAGAAATTCAACGCATCTGGAACGAAGGCAAGCACGTGATATGTGATGTGGATGTCAAAGGGGGCTTAAAACTAAAAAACTACTACGGCGACCACGCTTTGGCTATTTTCGTCAAAGTACCCAGTTTGGACATCCTGCGGCAGCGTTTGATGCAAAGACAAACAGAAACCGATGCGAGTTTAGAAACACGCATGGCAAAAGCCTCCTATGAGATGTCGTTTGAACCGGAATTCGATGTGGTGCTGGTGAATGAGAATTTAGAAAAAGCTTTTAAAGAAGCCGAACAGCTGGTGTTGCACTTTGTTGAGACTGGCAAGATATTGAAAATCAACGAAGAGGAAATCAAATAA